A DNA window from Danio aesculapii chromosome 14, fDanAes4.1, whole genome shotgun sequence contains the following coding sequences:
- the sh3tc2 gene encoding SH3 domain and tetratricopeptide repeat-containing protein 2 isoform X3 — MGNRFTHEAISPAELDALWNDPPYTLAAVSELFPPIDAMTADEEAEAEAEVEAEGISREIYWRRKETFSGSSTVSSSGERLSPDVVLLFSGRWRSTVAPDDQLQEALRTRLRVVESNSQDVVQLFKDLSARLLSVHAEKDSFVITFKTVEEIWKFSTYLALGYVARCLENFLCDQSFWLDPALLSDVEICVTVDEDHLATLYLGLLLQEGTFFGKTLYNSDCKEEEEELNYRRNDLVMVKDIGQEAIWEGTLLSTGKHGLVPVHDMQPLPYPFYQWFLKKYPGNAGGISVTEGLFDHPVVVGTCVAVVDHYPVVKDELHLRIGDQIKIEGFLFNTLSMFIGRHLTSGEIGFVHKAHVKPESTERLNGQLVFLSEEERTALSKLNPCLEPCQSDVLTNLFSTDISTVYRLDRLDDSDFTYIRNNPIPEQKTTVDQRKRTISEKSDATPYHSSPRQSFSSSRNHLDRDSEVLSFSLEDTFREMDEYEEDPPNFMDEGIWETEEAESCDPILTLLNLEYFQDTFKTLYDLSYSFLDTFFNGLPEDEVLQHLENLREGAKKGRMLWAHRRACFLLGRLCAKKLKYSQARVYFEEASKVPVNGFNDKPLLIALYTNLTSVYLKQKMMDKLPFTLEKASALILCLPCHNFCSVDEFELLQPIMRRAIIEKDKYLEARTCYLSVCLFLHLRKIEEALPFVERLQFLIITLSVEEGRQIAPVDLNWLLCRLYHKKYLPFLTLASLSLDSGQDHSLNDAFQKIELFIKNSVRLNPHWKENTSVLPAQVVVYLQQALAIASQGEDLKTQRDLCLSLASVYQQHGALKKAVPFAQHAAKTGNQINEEEGFEASILLAWLLVMTDEPIQAQNNLHPLLKSLNETDSPTQRGVVYNLLALCLRKQGRVQEAARNFYCALQISRENGNKRNEALALANLGCLSLSIGASGLAECFLLKSFHLFQFLSESPTDQEHVQVLLWLGRSFKDRGGSQEVRMWFEMGLLIAIRANNLHSQMVVAKVLSRHYADLLLYGQCIVYYEHCVSLCRRLKNKQLEGEYLELLSSLYLSLNTEKSSRKSLDCSKQSLRISIDLGKRQEESETWLQVGRIYYLINEDELADMYLQAAVKTALRMNDPCFAMSIYEEAGDVFFKGHRNQIAALPFYRDGSLPFARSIKDVHSVFRLLSKLTELLMKQKQYEEALQYATLAVQVSATTGVLLNERASFHRLASVYFSLGKYEMAENYYLKSLSLCPTALEHAIEVRYYVKVYCRLADLTLYRLKDAFDAMGYFHLALAAALEDKESLSTLYIIYMKLAEIHANYMPDAELSKSYMDRAQSLRNELAGYTDSNDTEETDEADVDIDNKSAHSDASSGTSTLTESSMTNTSLTINAQKESEHSNVSHKDDTDTNRSEETDSPDRTNPETSCEDANHTNGSTLKEGLTFVF; from the exons ATGGGTAATAGGTTTACCCATGAAG CGATATCGCCTGCTGAGCTCGATGCCTTGTGGAATGACCCTCCATACACTTTAGCCGCCGTCAGTGAGCTCTTTCCACCCATTGATGCCATGACAGCTG ATGAGGAAGCGGAGGCTGAGGCCGAGGTGGAGGCAGAAGGCATAAGCAGAGAGATTTACTGGAGGAGGAAGGAAACGTTCAGCGGAAGCAGCACAGTATCTTCATCAGGAGAACGCCTCTCTCCAG atgttgttttgttgtttagcGGGAGGTGGCGATCTACTGTAGCACCTGATGATCAGCTTCAAGAGGCACTGCGTACAAGACTCCGAGTGGTAGAGAGTAACAGCCAGGATGTCGTCCAGCTCTTCAAG GACTTGTCTGCACGACTTCTGTCTGTTCATGCGGAGAAAGACAGCTTTGTCATCACCTTTAAGACTGTGGAGGAGATCTGGAAGTTCTCCACTTACCTGGCACTTG GATATGTAGCAAGATGTCTTGAGAACTTTCTTTGTGACCAGTCATTCTGGCTGGACCCTGCATTGCTAAGCGATGTGGAGATTTGTGTAACAGTGGATGAAGACCACTTAGCTACTCTTTACTTGGGACTTCTGCTACAGGAAG GTACATTTTTTGGCAAGACTTTGTATAACAGTGACTGCAAAGAGGAGGAAGAAGAGTTAAACTACAGGAGGAATGACCTGGTCATGGTGAAAGACATTGGACAAGAAGCCATATGGGAGGGTACACTACTGTCAACAGGCAAACATGGTCTGGTGCCTGTGCATGATATGCAGCCTCTGCCTTATCCATTTTATCA ATGGTTCCTTAAGAAATATCCAGGAAATGCAGGAGGAATTTCAGTTACAGAAGGCCTCTTTGATCATCCTGTTG TTGTGGGGACCTGTGTGGCAGTAGTGGACCATTACCCAGTGGTGAAAGACGAGCTGCACTTACGCATAGGAGACCAAATCAAGATTGAAGGATTTCTTTTCAATACTCTGAGTATGTTCATAGGAAGACACCTCACCAGTGGAGAGATAGGATTTGTTCACAAAGCCCATGTAAAACCAGAGAGTACTGAGAGACT CAATGGACAATTGGTCTTTCTGAGTGAGGAGGAAAGGACGGCCCTGTCTAAACTTAACCCCTGCCTTGAGCCCTGCCAGTCAGATGTACTGACAAATCTCTTCTCCACTGACATAAGCACTGTGTACAGATTGG ACAGACTTGATGACTCCGATTTCACTTACATCAGAAACAACCCAATTCCAG AACAGAAAACCACAGTGGATCAAAGAAAGCGCACTATATCTGAAAAGAGTGATGCAACTCCTTACCACTCATCCCCAAGGCAATCATTTTCTTCCTCTCGAAATCACCTTGACCGAGACTCTGAAGTCCTCTCTTTCAGCTTGGAGGACACCTTCAGAGAAATGGACGAATATGAGGAAGACCCTCCAAACTTTATGGATGAGGGTATCTGGGAGACTGAAGAAGCTGAGAGTTGTGACCCAATCTTGACCCTCCTCAATCTGGAATATTTCCAAGACACTTTTAAAACTCTTTATGACCTCTCCTACTCTTTCCTGGACACTTTCTTCAATGGCCTTCCAGAGGACGAGGTGCTACAACATTTGGAAAACCTGCGAGAAGGAGCCAAGAAAGGCAGGATGCTCTGGGCCCACCGGCGTGCTTGCTTCCTCCTCGGCCGCCTATGTGCCAAGAAACTAAAGTACTCACAAGCACGAGTGTACTTTGAGGAGGCTTCAAAGGTCCCTGTTAATGGCTTTAACGACAAACCACTACTAATAGCCCTTTACACCAATCTCACTTCAGTTTACCTAAAACAGAAGATGATGGACAAGTTGCCGTTCACACTTGAGAAGGCAAGTGCTCTGATTCTTTGTCTTCCATGCCACAATTTCTGCTCTGTGGATGAGTTTGAGCTGCTACAACCAATCATGCGCAGAGCCATAATTGAAAAAGACAAGTACCTAGAGGCTCGGACATGTTATCTCTCTGTTTGTCTCTTTCTCCATCTGAGGAAAATAGAAGAAGCTTTACCATTTGTAGAGAGGCTTCAGTTTCTTATCATCACACTGTCTGTGGAAGAAGGGAGGCAAATTGCCCCGGTTGATCTCAACTGGCTGCTGTGCAGGCTTTACCACAAAAAGTATTTACCTTTTCTCACACTTGCTTCTTTAAGTCTAGACTCAGGGCAAGATCATTCCTTGAATGATGCATTCCAGAAAATTGAACTCTTTATCAAAAACTCAGTCAGGCTTAATCCTCACTGGAAGGAAAATACTTCTGTGCTTCCTGCACAGGTGGTGGTTTACCTTCAGCAGGCTTTGGCAATAGCTAGTCAAGGAGAGGACCTGAAGACTCAGAGGGACCTGTGCCTGAGCCTGGCTAGTGTTTACCAGCAGCATGGAGCACTAAAAAAGGCGGTGCCATTTGCCCAACATGCAGCAAAGACTGGAAATCAAATAAATGAGGAGGAGGGTTTTGAAGCATCCATACTGCTGGCCTGGCTCTTGGTAATGACAGATGAACCCATTCAAGCTCAGAACAATCTTCATCCTCTTCTTAAGTCTTTGAATGAAACAGACAGTCCAACACAGCGCGGGGTAGTTTACAATCTCCTAGCTCTATGTTTACGCAAACAGGGCAGAGTTCAGGAGGCAGCAAGAAACTTTTATTGTGCTCTGCAAATCTCCAGAGAGAATGGGAACAAACGTAATGAAGCCCTAGCTCTGGCTAATTTGGGATGCTTGTCCCTATCCATAGGGGCTTCAGGCCTGGCAGAGTGCTTTCTACTCAAATCCTTCCACCTATTCCAGTTTCTCTCAGAGAGCCCTACAGACCAGGAGCATGTCCAGGTTCTGCTATGGCTGGGTAGGAGCTTCAAGGATAGAGGGGGGAGCCAGGAAGTTCGAATGTGGTTCGAGATGGGTCTTCTAATTGCTATTAGAGCGAACAATCTGCACA GTCAAATGGTTGTGGCAAAAGTTTTAAGTCGTCattatgctgatttgctgctgtaTGGACAGTGTATTGTTTACTATGAGCACTGTGTGAGTCTGTGCAGAAGACTCAAGAATAAACAGTTAGAAGGAGAATACCTTGAACTCCTGAGCAGCCTGTATCTCTCACTCAACACTGAGAA GTCATCTAGGAAGTCTCTTGACTGCTCAAAGCAAAGCTTGAGGATCTCCATAGATCTGGGGAAAAGACAGGAAGAGTCTGAGACATGGTTACAAGTGGGCCGTATCTACTATCTAATCAATGAAGACGAACTGGCTGACATGTACCTGCAG GCAGCAGTAAAGACAGCCCTCAGGATGAATGACCCATGCTTCGCTATGAGCATTTATGAGGAAGCAGGAGATGTGTTTTTCAAAGGACACAGAAATCAGATAGCTGCCCTACCTTTTTACAGG GATGGGAGTTTGCCATTTGCACGCAGCATTAAGGATGTGCACTCAGTATTCAGGCTGTTAAGTAAACTGACAGAGCTCCTGATGAAGCAAAAACAGTATGAGGAAGCACTGCAGTATGCCACGCTCGCAGTGCAGGTCAGCGCCACCACTG GTGTTCTTCTTAATGAGAGAGCATCCTTCCATCGCCTCGCCTCAGTATACTTCTCTCTAGGGAAGTATGAAATGGCTGAGAACTACTATCTGAAGTCTCTTTCTCTCTGCCCCACTGCACTTGAGCATGCCATTGAAGTTCGGTATTATGTTAAAGTGTACTGCAGACTGGCTGATCTGACCCTATACAGATTAAAG GACGCATTTGATGCCATGGGTTACTTTCACTTAGCCCTGGCAGCAGCCCTGGAGGATAAAGAAAGCCTCAGCACACTGTACATAATCTACATGAAGCTTGCAGAGATACATGCCAACTACATGCCCGATGCCGAACTGTCTAAGAGCTACATGGACAGAGCGCAGAGTCTGAGGAATGAACTGGCAGGATACACAGACTCCAATGACACAGAAGAAACAGATGAGGCTGATGTTGACATTGACAACAAATCTGCTCATTCAGATGCCAGCAGTGGCACTAGCACCCTCACAGAGTCTAGCATGACCAATACCAGCCTTACAATCAATGCCCAGAAAGAGTCTGAGCACTCCAACGTAAGTCACAAAGACGATACGGACACTAACAGATCAGAAGAAACAGACTCTCCTGATCGTACCAATCCAGAGACTAGCTGTGAAGATGCAAACCACACTAATGGAAGCACACTGAAGGAGGGCTTGACTTTCGTATTTTGA
- the sh3tc2 gene encoding SH3 domain and tetratricopeptide repeat-containing protein 2 isoform X4 — protein sequence MACCCCCCPVPCLRNCFLFSDEEAEAEAEVEAEGISREIYWRRKETFSGSSTVSSSGERLSPDVVLLFSGRWRSTVAPDDQLQEALRTRLRVVESNSQDVVQLFKDLSARLLSVHAEKDSFVITFKTVEEIWKFSTYLALGYVARCLENFLCDQSFWLDPALLSDVEICVTVDEDHLATLYLGLLLQEGTFFGKTLYNSDCKEEEEELNYRRNDLVMVKDIGQEAIWEGTLLSTGKHGLVPVHDMQPLPYPFYQWFLKKYPGNAGGISVTEGLFDHPVVVGTCVAVVDHYPVVKDELHLRIGDQIKIEGFLFNTLSMFIGRHLTSGEIGFVHKAHVKPESTERLNGQLVFLSEEERTALSKLNPCLEPCQSDVLTNLFSTDISTVYRLDRLDDSDFTYIRNNPIPEQKTTVDQRKRTISEKSDATPYHSSPRQSFSSSRNHLDRDSEVLSFSLEDTFREMDEYEEDPPNFMDEGIWETEEAESCDPILTLLNLEYFQDTFKTLYDLSYSFLDTFFNGLPEDEVLQHLENLREGAKKGRMLWAHRRACFLLGRLCAKKLKYSQARVYFEEASKVPVNGFNDKPLLIALYTNLTSVYLKQKMMDKLPFTLEKASALILCLPCHNFCSVDEFELLQPIMRRAIIEKDKYLEARTCYLSVCLFLHLRKIEEALPFVERLQFLIITLSVEEGRQIAPVDLNWLLCRLYHKKYLPFLTLASLSLDSGQDHSLNDAFQKIELFIKNSVRLNPHWKENTSVLPAQVVVYLQQALAIASQGEDLKTQRDLCLSLASVYQQHGALKKAVPFAQHAAKTGNQINEEEGFEASILLAWLLVMTDEPIQAQNNLHPLLKSLNETDSPTQRGVVYNLLALCLRKQGRVQEAARNFYCALQISRENGNKRNEALALANLGCLSLSIGASGLAECFLLKSFHLFQFLSESPTDQEHVQVLLWLGRSFKDRGGSQEVRMWFEMGLLIAIRANNLHSQMVVAKVLSRHYADLLLYGQCIVYYEHCVSLCRRLKNKQLEGEYLELLSSLYLSLNTEKSSRKSLDCSKQSLRISIDLGKRQEESETWLQVGRIYYLINEDELADMYLQAAVKTALRMNDPCFAMSIYEEAGDVFFKGHRNQIAALPFYRDGSLPFARSIKDVHSVFRLLSKLTELLMKQKQYEEALQYATLAVQVSATTGVLLNERASFHRLASVYFSLGKYEMAENYYLKSLSLCPTALEHAIEVRYYVKVYCRLADLTLYRLKDAFDAMGYFHLALAAALEDKESLSTLYIIYMKLAEIHANYMPDAELSKSYMDRAQSLRNELAGYTDSNDTEETDEADVDIDNKSAHSDASSGTSTLTESSMTNTSLTINAQKESEHSNVSHKDDTDTNRSEETDSPDRTNPETSCEDANHTNGSTLKEGLTFVF from the exons ATGGCatgttgctgctgctgttgtccAGTTCCATGCCTCAGAAACTGCTTCTTGTTTTCAG ATGAGGAAGCGGAGGCTGAGGCCGAGGTGGAGGCAGAAGGCATAAGCAGAGAGATTTACTGGAGGAGGAAGGAAACGTTCAGCGGAAGCAGCACAGTATCTTCATCAGGAGAACGCCTCTCTCCAG atgttgttttgttgtttagcGGGAGGTGGCGATCTACTGTAGCACCTGATGATCAGCTTCAAGAGGCACTGCGTACAAGACTCCGAGTGGTAGAGAGTAACAGCCAGGATGTCGTCCAGCTCTTCAAG GACTTGTCTGCACGACTTCTGTCTGTTCATGCGGAGAAAGACAGCTTTGTCATCACCTTTAAGACTGTGGAGGAGATCTGGAAGTTCTCCACTTACCTGGCACTTG GATATGTAGCAAGATGTCTTGAGAACTTTCTTTGTGACCAGTCATTCTGGCTGGACCCTGCATTGCTAAGCGATGTGGAGATTTGTGTAACAGTGGATGAAGACCACTTAGCTACTCTTTACTTGGGACTTCTGCTACAGGAAG GTACATTTTTTGGCAAGACTTTGTATAACAGTGACTGCAAAGAGGAGGAAGAAGAGTTAAACTACAGGAGGAATGACCTGGTCATGGTGAAAGACATTGGACAAGAAGCCATATGGGAGGGTACACTACTGTCAACAGGCAAACATGGTCTGGTGCCTGTGCATGATATGCAGCCTCTGCCTTATCCATTTTATCA ATGGTTCCTTAAGAAATATCCAGGAAATGCAGGAGGAATTTCAGTTACAGAAGGCCTCTTTGATCATCCTGTTG TTGTGGGGACCTGTGTGGCAGTAGTGGACCATTACCCAGTGGTGAAAGACGAGCTGCACTTACGCATAGGAGACCAAATCAAGATTGAAGGATTTCTTTTCAATACTCTGAGTATGTTCATAGGAAGACACCTCACCAGTGGAGAGATAGGATTTGTTCACAAAGCCCATGTAAAACCAGAGAGTACTGAGAGACT CAATGGACAATTGGTCTTTCTGAGTGAGGAGGAAAGGACGGCCCTGTCTAAACTTAACCCCTGCCTTGAGCCCTGCCAGTCAGATGTACTGACAAATCTCTTCTCCACTGACATAAGCACTGTGTACAGATTGG ACAGACTTGATGACTCCGATTTCACTTACATCAGAAACAACCCAATTCCAG AACAGAAAACCACAGTGGATCAAAGAAAGCGCACTATATCTGAAAAGAGTGATGCAACTCCTTACCACTCATCCCCAAGGCAATCATTTTCTTCCTCTCGAAATCACCTTGACCGAGACTCTGAAGTCCTCTCTTTCAGCTTGGAGGACACCTTCAGAGAAATGGACGAATATGAGGAAGACCCTCCAAACTTTATGGATGAGGGTATCTGGGAGACTGAAGAAGCTGAGAGTTGTGACCCAATCTTGACCCTCCTCAATCTGGAATATTTCCAAGACACTTTTAAAACTCTTTATGACCTCTCCTACTCTTTCCTGGACACTTTCTTCAATGGCCTTCCAGAGGACGAGGTGCTACAACATTTGGAAAACCTGCGAGAAGGAGCCAAGAAAGGCAGGATGCTCTGGGCCCACCGGCGTGCTTGCTTCCTCCTCGGCCGCCTATGTGCCAAGAAACTAAAGTACTCACAAGCACGAGTGTACTTTGAGGAGGCTTCAAAGGTCCCTGTTAATGGCTTTAACGACAAACCACTACTAATAGCCCTTTACACCAATCTCACTTCAGTTTACCTAAAACAGAAGATGATGGACAAGTTGCCGTTCACACTTGAGAAGGCAAGTGCTCTGATTCTTTGTCTTCCATGCCACAATTTCTGCTCTGTGGATGAGTTTGAGCTGCTACAACCAATCATGCGCAGAGCCATAATTGAAAAAGACAAGTACCTAGAGGCTCGGACATGTTATCTCTCTGTTTGTCTCTTTCTCCATCTGAGGAAAATAGAAGAAGCTTTACCATTTGTAGAGAGGCTTCAGTTTCTTATCATCACACTGTCTGTGGAAGAAGGGAGGCAAATTGCCCCGGTTGATCTCAACTGGCTGCTGTGCAGGCTTTACCACAAAAAGTATTTACCTTTTCTCACACTTGCTTCTTTAAGTCTAGACTCAGGGCAAGATCATTCCTTGAATGATGCATTCCAGAAAATTGAACTCTTTATCAAAAACTCAGTCAGGCTTAATCCTCACTGGAAGGAAAATACTTCTGTGCTTCCTGCACAGGTGGTGGTTTACCTTCAGCAGGCTTTGGCAATAGCTAGTCAAGGAGAGGACCTGAAGACTCAGAGGGACCTGTGCCTGAGCCTGGCTAGTGTTTACCAGCAGCATGGAGCACTAAAAAAGGCGGTGCCATTTGCCCAACATGCAGCAAAGACTGGAAATCAAATAAATGAGGAGGAGGGTTTTGAAGCATCCATACTGCTGGCCTGGCTCTTGGTAATGACAGATGAACCCATTCAAGCTCAGAACAATCTTCATCCTCTTCTTAAGTCTTTGAATGAAACAGACAGTCCAACACAGCGCGGGGTAGTTTACAATCTCCTAGCTCTATGTTTACGCAAACAGGGCAGAGTTCAGGAGGCAGCAAGAAACTTTTATTGTGCTCTGCAAATCTCCAGAGAGAATGGGAACAAACGTAATGAAGCCCTAGCTCTGGCTAATTTGGGATGCTTGTCCCTATCCATAGGGGCTTCAGGCCTGGCAGAGTGCTTTCTACTCAAATCCTTCCACCTATTCCAGTTTCTCTCAGAGAGCCCTACAGACCAGGAGCATGTCCAGGTTCTGCTATGGCTGGGTAGGAGCTTCAAGGATAGAGGGGGGAGCCAGGAAGTTCGAATGTGGTTCGAGATGGGTCTTCTAATTGCTATTAGAGCGAACAATCTGCACA GTCAAATGGTTGTGGCAAAAGTTTTAAGTCGTCattatgctgatttgctgctgtaTGGACAGTGTATTGTTTACTATGAGCACTGTGTGAGTCTGTGCAGAAGACTCAAGAATAAACAGTTAGAAGGAGAATACCTTGAACTCCTGAGCAGCCTGTATCTCTCACTCAACACTGAGAA GTCATCTAGGAAGTCTCTTGACTGCTCAAAGCAAAGCTTGAGGATCTCCATAGATCTGGGGAAAAGACAGGAAGAGTCTGAGACATGGTTACAAGTGGGCCGTATCTACTATCTAATCAATGAAGACGAACTGGCTGACATGTACCTGCAG GCAGCAGTAAAGACAGCCCTCAGGATGAATGACCCATGCTTCGCTATGAGCATTTATGAGGAAGCAGGAGATGTGTTTTTCAAAGGACACAGAAATCAGATAGCTGCCCTACCTTTTTACAGG GATGGGAGTTTGCCATTTGCACGCAGCATTAAGGATGTGCACTCAGTATTCAGGCTGTTAAGTAAACTGACAGAGCTCCTGATGAAGCAAAAACAGTATGAGGAAGCACTGCAGTATGCCACGCTCGCAGTGCAGGTCAGCGCCACCACTG GTGTTCTTCTTAATGAGAGAGCATCCTTCCATCGCCTCGCCTCAGTATACTTCTCTCTAGGGAAGTATGAAATGGCTGAGAACTACTATCTGAAGTCTCTTTCTCTCTGCCCCACTGCACTTGAGCATGCCATTGAAGTTCGGTATTATGTTAAAGTGTACTGCAGACTGGCTGATCTGACCCTATACAGATTAAAG GACGCATTTGATGCCATGGGTTACTTTCACTTAGCCCTGGCAGCAGCCCTGGAGGATAAAGAAAGCCTCAGCACACTGTACATAATCTACATGAAGCTTGCAGAGATACATGCCAACTACATGCCCGATGCCGAACTGTCTAAGAGCTACATGGACAGAGCGCAGAGTCTGAGGAATGAACTGGCAGGATACACAGACTCCAATGACACAGAAGAAACAGATGAGGCTGATGTTGACATTGACAACAAATCTGCTCATTCAGATGCCAGCAGTGGCACTAGCACCCTCACAGAGTCTAGCATGACCAATACCAGCCTTACAATCAATGCCCAGAAAGAGTCTGAGCACTCCAACGTAAGTCACAAAGACGATACGGACACTAACAGATCAGAAGAAACAGACTCTCCTGATCGTACCAATCCAGAGACTAGCTGTGAAGATGCAAACCACACTAATGGAAGCACACTGAAGGAGGGCTTGACTTTCGTATTTTGA